The Apibacter raozihei genome contains a region encoding:
- a CDS encoding iron-containing alcohol dehydrogenase family protein → MKFRNFPMVPRVVYGRGSFDQTSEIIEEKRNKEYPFIFLVDKVFEGKELIKNIPLKGKDKIIFIDTIDEPKTKGIDAIRDSLKEEFGTVSGVIGIGGGSVMDSAKAVAIMLNSEGSSAQYQGWDLVKNPAVYHVGVPTISGTGAEVSRTCILTGPERKLGINSDFTPFDQVILDPALAKGVEKNQAFFTGMDCYIHCIESLTGTYLNAFSKSYGEKALELCQKVYVHKNEWDDESDEDLMMASWHGGMSIAYSQVGIAHAVSYGLSYLLGTHHGVGNCIVFDRLEEYYPEGVKEFKYMVEKNHIEIPQGICKGLTDEQFDIMINVSYGMVPLWENALGKDWQKIMTKEKLRALYEAM, encoded by the coding sequence ATGAAATTCAGAAATTTCCCAATGGTTCCGCGAGTAGTCTATGGTCGCGGAAGTTTTGATCAGACTTCAGAAATTATTGAAGAAAAAAGAAATAAAGAATATCCGTTTATCTTTTTAGTAGATAAAGTTTTTGAAGGGAAAGAATTAATAAAAAATATTCCTTTAAAAGGAAAAGACAAAATTATTTTCATTGATACAATTGACGAACCTAAGACTAAAGGTATTGATGCTATTCGAGATTCTTTAAAAGAAGAATTCGGTACAGTATCCGGAGTAATAGGAATTGGTGGCGGAAGTGTAATGGATTCGGCAAAAGCAGTAGCTATAATGCTGAATAGTGAAGGTTCTTCAGCTCAGTATCAGGGATGGGATTTAGTAAAAAATCCGGCAGTTTATCACGTCGGAGTTCCAACCATCAGTGGAACAGGAGCAGAAGTTTCCAGAACTTGTATTTTAACCGGTCCGGAAAGAAAGTTGGGTATTAATTCAGATTTCACACCATTTGATCAGGTAATTCTGGATCCAGCTTTAGCAAAAGGAGTAGAAAAAAATCAGGCATTCTTCACAGGAATGGATTGTTATATCCATTGTATAGAATCTTTAACCGGAACCTATCTGAATGCTTTTAGTAAAAGTTATGGTGAAAAAGCTCTGGAGCTGTGTCAGAAAGTATATGTTCACAAAAACGAATGGGATGATGAATCTGACGAAGATTTGATGATGGCTTCCTGGCATGGGGGTATGAGTATAGCCTATTCACAGGTAGGTATTGCACATGCAGTAAGTTATGGTTTGTCTTATTTATTGGGAACGCATCATGGAGTCGGAAACTGTATAGTATTTGACCGGTTAGAAGAATATTATCCTGAAGGAGTAAAAGAATTTAAATATATGGTTGAAAAAAATCATATTGAAATTCCTCAGGGTATTTGTAAAGGATTAACAGACGAACAATTTGATATAATGATCAATGTTTCATACGGTATGGTTCCCTTGTGGGAAAATGCTTTAGGAAAAGATTGGCAAAAAATAATGACCAAGGAAAAGCTGAGAGCTTTATATGAAGCAATGTAG
- a CDS encoding histidine kinase: MKKINLILLMIFNFAIIIKAQTAEEVIAKHLEITGGLTKWRGFNSVVLKGEMVLGVNESYNVEIYQQRPNWNKTYMYVQGKKITLNAYNGKKAIQYDFQSNKLVNKPDYVPESFDSDLINFSDKGFQAVFIGTEKIEQSNCYKIKLIKNTNITTYYFDMKSYQLIREESVSESKTFSDFRKASGLYFPYRIEVKSTNGESDFVLIIKTINVNQAIPGKEFTF, translated from the coding sequence ATGAAAAAAATCAATTTAATACTGTTGATGATTTTTAATTTCGCAATCATAATTAAAGCACAAACAGCAGAGGAAGTTATAGCCAAACACTTGGAAATAACAGGAGGTTTGACCAAATGGAGAGGATTTAATTCTGTTGTACTTAAAGGAGAAATGGTTTTAGGTGTAAATGAAAGTTATAATGTTGAAATCTATCAGCAACGCCCAAACTGGAATAAGACCTATATGTATGTTCAGGGAAAAAAAATAACATTAAATGCATATAATGGTAAAAAAGCGATACAATACGATTTTCAGTCTAACAAACTAGTAAATAAACCCGATTATGTTCCGGAAAGTTTTGATTCGGATTTAATTAATTTTTCAGACAAAGGATTTCAGGCTGTTTTTATAGGTACGGAGAAGATAGAACAATCTAACTGTTATAAAATTAAATTAATAAAAAATACCAATATAACCACCTATTATTTTGATATGAAATCTTATCAGTTAATACGAGAGGAAAGTGTATCAGAATCTAAAACTTTTAGTGATTTCAGAAAAGCTTCCGGGTTATACTTTCCTTACAGAATAGAGGTGAAAAGTACTAATGGAGAATCAGATTTTGTATTAATTATAAAAACAATCAATGTAAATCAGGCAATACCAGGTAAAGAATTTACATTTTAA
- the miaB gene encoding tRNA (N6-isopentenyl adenosine(37)-C2)-methylthiotransferase MiaB, whose protein sequence is MEKEFIEGRQGEVLVMESTTQNSKKLFLESYGCQMNFSDSEIVASILNEEGYNTTAQLEEADLILLNTCSIREKAEQTVRKRLSQFNTLKKQKPNLTIGVLGCMAERLKTKFLEEEHLVDLVVGPDAYRDLPNLLKDTDDGRNAINVLLSKEETYADISPIRLGGNGVTAFVSITRGCDNMCTFCVVPFTRGRERSRDPHSVLKECSELVVNGYKEITLLGQNVDSYLWYGGGPKKDFNKATELQKATAVNFAHLLDLVATAHPDTRLRFSTSNPQDMNEDVLYVMAKHDNICKYIHLPVQSGSTTVLERMNRQHTREEYMELLDKIREIVPDCAISHDMITGFCGETEEEHRDTLSLMEYAQYDFGYMFAYSERPGTPAHKKMEDDVPADIKKRRLSEVIAMQQKLSLQRMNSYVGKTHKVLIEGTSKKSQDYWYGRISQNAVVVFPKTENTNIGDFVLVGVIDCTSATLIGEKQ, encoded by the coding sequence ATGGAAAAAGAATTTATAGAAGGTAGACAGGGAGAAGTACTTGTTATGGAAAGTACCACTCAAAATTCAAAAAAATTATTTTTGGAAAGTTATGGGTGTCAAATGAATTTCTCTGACAGTGAAATAGTTGCCTCTATATTAAATGAGGAAGGTTATAATACAACAGCACAATTGGAAGAAGCAGATTTAATTTTGCTTAACACCTGCTCTATTAGAGAAAAAGCTGAACAAACAGTCAGAAAAAGACTTTCGCAGTTTAATACGCTAAAAAAACAAAAACCTAATTTAACTATAGGGGTTTTAGGATGTATGGCGGAAAGATTAAAAACTAAATTTTTAGAAGAGGAACACCTTGTTGATTTAGTTGTTGGACCTGATGCGTATAGAGATTTGCCTAACTTATTAAAAGATACAGATGATGGCAGAAATGCAATTAATGTACTATTATCCAAAGAAGAAACTTATGCGGACATAAGCCCCATTCGTTTAGGAGGAAACGGTGTAACGGCATTTGTCTCAATTACCCGTGGATGCGATAATATGTGTACATTCTGTGTAGTACCCTTTACTCGAGGAAGAGAAAGAAGTCGCGATCCGCATTCCGTTCTAAAAGAATGTAGTGAACTGGTTGTTAACGGATATAAAGAAATAACTCTTTTAGGCCAAAATGTAGATAGTTATTTATGGTATGGAGGAGGACCCAAAAAAGATTTTAATAAAGCTACAGAACTTCAAAAAGCAACAGCAGTGAATTTTGCACACTTATTAGATTTAGTGGCTACAGCACATCCGGACACACGTCTTCGGTTTTCAACTTCAAATCCTCAGGATATGAACGAAGATGTGCTTTATGTAATGGCAAAACACGATAACATTTGTAAATATATTCATTTACCTGTTCAAAGTGGAAGTACTACGGTTTTAGAAAGAATGAATCGCCAGCATACCCGTGAAGAATATATGGAATTATTAGATAAAATCAGAGAAATAGTTCCTGATTGTGCCATTTCACATGATATGATAACCGGATTCTGCGGAGAGACCGAAGAAGAGCATAGAGATACATTAAGCTTGATGGAATATGCTCAATATGATTTCGGATACATGTTTGCCTATTCAGAAAGACCGGGAACTCCTGCTCATAAAAAAATGGAGGACGATGTTCCTGCGGATATCAAAAAGAGAAGGTTATCTGAGGTTATAGCTATGCAGCAGAAGTTATCGTTGCAAAGAATGAATTCGTATGTAGGTAAAACACATAAAGTATTAATTGAGGGTACAAGTAAAAAAAGTCAAGATTATTGGTATGGGAGAATTTCACAGAATGCAGTAGTCGTTTTTCCTAAAACTGAAAATACTAATATCGGGGATTTTGTACTGGTAGGGGTAATAGATTGTACATCAGCAACTTTGATAGGAGAAAAACAATAG
- a CDS encoding OmpA family protein translates to MKNIKLIVSTAAVVLMSAFALAQNTQDKWYVGLGIHATDHTSVDGIFNNYFDTKDYSFSFPFSKVTVARSIAKNLAVDFQASLGNMDNKRLKINDEFFLLAGLGLRFSPLSESNSLKWLDPYVRVGANYHKYSYEGINIDEAHPYTAYNRDYKESRELKGKFKGKDNNFVLNGGAGINFWFTKNIGLNIESQYNWVTTYSRNYADFFQHSASIIFKFGAKKEVIDVPVIVPTIEDRDGDGIPDNEDRCPDTPGLPQFQGCPDTDGDGIPDPDDQCPTIPGPKENNGCPWPDTDGDGVLDKDDACPTIPGPKENNGCPWDVKDVTTKLKNINFEFNSSKLTAESLPLVKDASSMLNDKGFEGKKFYVDGHTDRVGSVAVNNRISKQRAQSVVDELVKEGVAKDRLIARGFGKSELLCTQADINKKKDENGNIMFPDQATCDKENRRVVVLDQETGKKVSITKEVQVKKPASSKRKK, encoded by the coding sequence ATGAAAAATATTAAATTAATAGTATCAACAGCAGCCGTTGTTTTAATGTCTGCTTTTGCACTAGCTCAGAACACCCAGGACAAATGGTATGTTGGACTGGGAATACACGCTACAGATCATACTTCGGTTGATGGTATTTTCAACAACTATTTTGATACAAAGGATTATAGTTTCTCTTTTCCTTTTTCAAAAGTTACAGTAGCGAGAAGTATAGCGAAGAACCTGGCCGTTGATTTCCAGGCATCTTTAGGTAATATGGATAACAAAAGACTCAAAATAAACGATGAGTTCTTTTTATTAGCCGGTTTAGGTTTGAGATTTTCACCTCTAAGTGAATCAAATTCTCTTAAATGGTTAGATCCGTATGTAAGAGTTGGTGCTAACTATCATAAGTATTCTTATGAAGGAATAAACATTGATGAAGCACACCCTTATACAGCTTATAACCGTGACTATAAAGAATCCAGAGAACTTAAAGGTAAATTTAAAGGAAAAGACAACAACTTTGTACTTAACGGAGGAGCTGGTATTAACTTTTGGTTTACTAAAAATATTGGGTTGAATATAGAATCTCAGTACAACTGGGTGACAACATATTCAAGAAATTATGCTGACTTTTTCCAGCATTCAGCATCCATAATTTTTAAATTTGGAGCTAAAAAAGAAGTAATTGATGTACCTGTAATCGTACCAACTATTGAAGATAGAGATGGTGATGGTATTCCAGACAATGAAGATAGATGTCCTGATACACCGGGGTTACCTCAGTTCCAAGGTTGTCCAGATACTGACGGAGACGGTATTCCTGATCCGGATGATCAATGTCCTACTATCCCTGGTCCAAAAGAAAACAATGGTTGTCCTTGGCCGGATACTGACGGAGACGGAGTGTTAGATAAAGATGATGCTTGTCCTACAATACCAGGTCCAAAAGAAAATAACGGATGTCCTTGGGATGTAAAAGATGTTACAACTAAACTTAAAAACATCAACTTCGAATTTAACAGTTCTAAACTTACAGCAGAATCGTTACCATTAGTAAAAGATGCATCATCAATGCTAAATGATAAAGGTTTTGAAGGTAAAAAATTCTATGTAGACGGACACACAGACCGAGTAGGTTCAGTAGCTGTTAACAATAGAATTTCTAAACAAAGAGCTCAATCTGTAGTAGATGAACTAGTAAAAGAAGGAGTTGCTAAAGATAGATTAATTGCCCGTGGATTCGGTAAATCAGAATTACTTTGTACTCAGGCTGATATCAACAAGAAAAAAGATGAAAACGGAAACATTATGTTCCCAGATCAGGCAACTTGTGATAAAGAAAACAGACGAGTAGTAGTACTAGATCAGGAAACAGGGAAAAAAGTTTCTATAACAAAAGAAGTTCAGGTTAAAAAACCAGCTTCATCAAAAAGAAAAAAATAA
- a CDS encoding OmpA family protein has product MKKFNLLVTAAATMLATSVFAQNTSDKWYIGIGAHATDHTSVRGIFDGYFDTRDYSFVPPLSKLTVARSIAKNFAVDLQASIGEVDNKRLNIKDEFFLLAGLGLRWTPLSESKSLKWLDPYVRVGANYHKYSYDGIKIDADHPYTSYDSDYKKTHDLRGKFTGHDNNFVLNGGVGINFWFTKNFGLNIESQYNWATAYSKDYADFFQHSASIIFKFGNNDRDKDGIPDKDDRCPDTPGLPQFQGCPDTDGDGIPDIDDQCPTVPGPVENNGCPWEDRDGDGVLDKDDRCPDTPGLVQFQGCPDTDGDGVPDPDDQCPTVPGPKENNGCPWPDRDGDGVPDKDDRCPDQPGPASNYGCPDHKTVETTLKDINFQFNSAKLTPESGSKIEAAAQLLNTGTLKESGAYIDGHTDRVGSEAVNMRISKQRAQSVVDALVKEGVSKDRLTARGFGKSQLKCTEADVKDGKYASQEECDHVNRRVEVLPRDLTIKKTVPVKAPAKKK; this is encoded by the coding sequence TTCGTGGTATTTTTGACGGTTATTTTGACACAAGAGATTACAGCTTTGTACCTCCTTTATCAAAACTAACGGTAGCAAGAAGCATTGCTAAAAATTTCGCAGTAGATTTACAAGCTTCCATAGGCGAGGTTGATAACAAAAGGTTAAACATTAAAGATGAGTTTTTCCTTTTAGCTGGTTTAGGTTTACGATGGACTCCATTAAGTGAATCTAAATCTTTGAAATGGTTAGACCCTTACGTAAGAGTAGGTGCTAACTACCATAAATATTCCTATGATGGAATTAAAATCGATGCAGATCATCCTTACACTTCTTATGATTCAGACTACAAAAAAACTCATGACTTAAGAGGGAAATTTACCGGACATGACAATAATTTTGTTTTAAACGGTGGTGTAGGTATTAACTTCTGGTTTACTAAAAACTTTGGTTTAAATATCGAATCCCAATATAACTGGGCTACTGCTTATTCCAAAGACTATGCAGATTTCTTCCAGCATTCAGCATCTATTATCTTTAAATTTGGTAACAATGATAGAGATAAAGACGGTATCCCTGATAAAGACGACAGATGTCCGGATACACCAGGATTACCTCAGTTCCAAGGATGTCCTGATACTGACGGAGACGGTATTCCAGATATAGACGATCAATGTCCAACAGTACCGGGGCCAGTTGAAAATAACGGTTGTCCATGGGAAGATAGAGACGGAGACGGTGTTCTTGATAAAGATGACAGATGTCCGGATACTCCAGGATTAGTTCAATTCCAAGGATGTCCTGATACTGACGGCGATGGAGTTCCAGATCCGGATGATCAATGTCCTACAGTACCTGGACCAAAAGAAAATAATGGTTGTCCTTGGCCAGATAGAGATGGAGACGGAGTTCCAGATAAAGATGACAGATGTCCGGATCAACCTGGACCTGCAAGCAACTACGGATGTCCAGATCACAAAACTGTTGAAACAACTTTAAAAGATATCAACTTCCAGTTCAATTCAGCTAAATTAACACCTGAATCAGGAAGCAAAATTGAAGCAGCAGCCCAATTATTAAATACCGGAACTCTTAAAGAAAGCGGTGCTTATATTGACGGACACACTGACCGTGTAGGTAGTGAAGCTGTAAACATGAGAATATCTAAACAAAGAGCACAATCAGTAGTTGATGCTTTAGTTAAAGAAGGTGTTTCAAAAGACAGATTAACTGCAAGAGGATTTGGTAAATCTCAATTAAAATGTACTGAAGCTGATGTTAAAGATGGAAAATATGCTTCTCAGGAAGAATGTGACCATGTTAACAGACGTGTTGAAGTATTACCAAGAGATTTAACTATCAAAAAAACAGTACCAGTTAAAGCTCCGGCTAAAAAGAAATAA
- the secG gene encoding preprotein translocase subunit SecG, with amino-acid sequence MDTVYGIVMIFIAIACILLVLVVLSQNPKGGGLSSTFGGGGTQMFGVQKTNDFMDKATWTLGAVIVILSIFASVMIAKPTIYSSSNQEKNQPVNTSQQSNSAETK; translated from the coding sequence ATGGATACTGTTTACGGAATAGTAATGATATTTATAGCTATTGCCTGCATTTTGTTGGTATTAGTTGTATTATCACAAAACCCCAAAGGAGGTGGTCTTAGCTCCACATTTGGAGGAGGAGGAACTCAAATGTTTGGAGTTCAGAAAACTAATGATTTTATGGATAAAGCAACCTGGACATTAGGAGCTGTAATTGTTATTTTATCAATTTTTGCTTCAGTTATGATTGCAAAACCCACCATTTATTCATCATCTAACCAGGAAAAAAATCAGCCTGTAAACACTTCACAACAATCAAATTCTGCTGAAACAAAGTAG
- the kdsB gene encoding 3-deoxy-manno-octulosonate cytidylyltransferase, producing the protein MKIIAVIPARYAASRFPAKLMGMLGEKTVIRSTYENAKETLLFDDVFVVTDSEIIHNEITRNGGKAIMSIKEHETGSDRIAEAVANIECDIIINIQGDEPFVKKEPLAQLIHAFHQDAKNEIDVATLIRKMDDWALIEDPNYVKVIKDKDDYALYFSRSVIPYPREKNFIADYYEHVGVYAFRKDALVSFSKLPMLQNEKAEKIECIRYLEYGMKIKLIQTDFVGVEIDTPEDLEKANEILKKQENEKI; encoded by the coding sequence GTGAAAATTATTGCAGTTATTCCAGCTCGTTATGCAGCATCAAGATTCCCTGCCAAATTAATGGGAATGTTAGGAGAAAAGACAGTTATAAGATCAACTTACGAAAATGCAAAAGAAACCTTATTGTTTGATGATGTTTTTGTAGTGACAGATTCTGAAATTATTCATAATGAAATTACTCGAAATGGAGGAAAAGCCATAATGAGTATAAAAGAACACGAGACAGGAAGTGATAGAATAGCTGAAGCAGTAGCAAATATCGAATGTGATATAATTATAAATATTCAGGGGGATGAACCTTTTGTTAAAAAAGAACCTCTGGCACAATTAATTCATGCTTTTCATCAAGATGCAAAAAATGAAATTGATGTAGCCACATTAATTAGGAAAATGGATGATTGGGCACTAATTGAAGACCCTAATTACGTAAAAGTAATAAAAGATAAAGATGATTATGCCTTATATTTTTCACGATCAGTAATCCCTTATCCAAGAGAAAAAAATTTTATTGCGGATTATTATGAACATGTGGGTGTTTATGCATTCAGAAAAGATGCATTAGTAAGTTTTTCTAAATTACCCATGCTACAAAACGAAAAAGCAGAAAAAATAGAATGTATTCGTTATCTGGAATATGGAATGAAAATAAAACTAATTCAAACAGATTTTGTAGGAGTAGAGATAGATACTCCTGAAGATTTGGAAAAAGCCAACGAGATTTTAAAAAAACAAGAAAACGAGAAAATATAA
- a CDS encoding LptE family protein yields MILKNKFSYLIAAILFSILSGCYSFTGSSLDPSIKTVEIKSFPNLSAYQSPNLSVDFTTALQNRFNQRTKLVETNVDPDITIEGEITNFSTNPVNIQSNSDQATQNRLTITVAVRYDNKKQPDKSFEKTFSDYEDYSSTQLLINVQDDLSQKINQRIIDQIFTAIVADW; encoded by the coding sequence ATGATATTGAAGAATAAATTTTCCTATTTAATAGCCGCTATATTGTTTTCAATTCTATCGGGCTGCTATTCTTTTACGGGTTCTTCATTAGATCCCAGTATTAAAACAGTGGAAATAAAATCATTCCCAAATTTATCGGCTTATCAAAGTCCTAACCTTAGTGTTGATTTTACAACGGCTTTACAAAACCGATTTAATCAAAGAACTAAGTTAGTTGAAACTAACGTAGATCCGGATATAACTATTGAAGGAGAAATAACAAATTTTTCAACCAACCCGGTAAATATTCAAAGTAATTCCGATCAGGCAACACAGAATCGTCTTACCATAACTGTTGCAGTAAGATATGATAATAAAAAACAACCAGATAAAAGTTTTGAAAAGACATTTTCAGATTACGAAGATTATTCAAGTACTCAACTATTAATCAATGTTCAGGATGATCTTTCTCAAAAAATTAATCAAAGAATTATAGATCAAATATTTACAGCAATTGTAGCAGACTGGTAG
- a CDS encoding sigma-54 interaction domain-containing protein: MDSLQNIKQRFGIIGNNVALNRALEKAIQVAPTDISVLVMGESGVGKEFIPKIIHNLSPRKHKQYIAVNCGAIPEGTIDSELFGHEKGAFTGADKVRKGYFEVADGGTIFLDEVGELPLQTQVRLLRVLESGEFLKVGSSNIQKTNVRIVAATNVNLLDAIKKGNFREDLYYRLNTVQIDIPALRERKDDIPLLFRKFAIDFSEKYRMPAIHLSDESIAYLQQYFWPGNIRQLRNFTEQITVVETKRDMTLNNVKEYLKDIPQTTSLINIPNKDEKHSDFSSEREILYKFLFDMKKDLNDLKALTLDLIKNKGDMSLTPNEKDLFQRVYKDYDVPATESLVYYDNKPDLPAVASVNNFHEDVDDYDFEEVSSQPESLSLQKKEEELIRKALEKYNGKRKLAAKELGISERTLYRKIKQYDIEE, from the coding sequence ATGGACTCATTACAAAATATTAAACAAAGGTTTGGAATTATAGGAAATAATGTAGCCTTAAACAGAGCTTTGGAAAAAGCGATTCAGGTTGCACCTACTGATATTTCAGTCTTAGTAATGGGAGAAAGTGGAGTAGGAAAAGAGTTTATTCCAAAGATAATCCATAACCTGTCACCCAGAAAGCATAAACAATATATAGCTGTAAACTGTGGTGCTATTCCCGAAGGAACGATAGACTCAGAGCTTTTCGGACATGAAAAAGGAGCTTTTACAGGTGCGGATAAGGTGAGAAAAGGTTATTTTGAGGTAGCAGATGGAGGAACTATTTTTCTTGATGAAGTAGGAGAGCTCCCCTTACAGACACAGGTAAGGCTGCTTAGAGTTCTTGAAAGTGGTGAATTTTTAAAAGTAGGTTCTTCCAATATACAAAAAACCAATGTTAGAATTGTTGCTGCTACCAATGTCAATCTGCTGGATGCAATCAAAAAAGGTAATTTCAGAGAAGACTTATATTACAGATTGAATACAGTACAGATAGACATCCCTGCATTAAGAGAAAGAAAAGATGATATTCCTTTGTTATTTAGGAAATTTGCAATTGATTTTTCAGAAAAATACAGGATGCCGGCTATTCATTTATCAGATGAATCAATAGCCTATCTGCAACAGTATTTTTGGCCGGGAAATATCAGGCAATTACGTAATTTCACAGAACAAATTACAGTAGTTGAAACTAAAAGGGACATGACTTTAAACAATGTGAAAGAATATTTAAAAGATATACCTCAAACCACTTCCCTGATTAATATTCCTAATAAAGATGAAAAACATTCAGATTTTTCTTCAGAACGAGAAATTTTATATAAATTTTTGTTTGACATGAAAAAAGATTTAAATGATTTGAAAGCTTTGACTTTAGACTTAATTAAAAACAAAGGAGATATGAGTCTTACACCTAATGAAAAAGATCTTTTTCAAAGAGTGTATAAAGATTATGATGTTCCTGCAACAGAGTCTTTGGTATATTATGATAACAAGCCGGACTTACCCGCAGTAGCCTCAGTGAATAATTTCCATGAAGATGTGGACGATTATGACTTTGAAGAGGTGTCCAGTCAGCCGGAATCACTTTCTCTTCAAAAAAAAGAAGAAGAATTGATTAGAAAAGCTTTGGAAAAATACAATGGAAAACGTAAGTTAGCCGCTAAAGAATTGGGAATTTCAGAAAGAACACTATATAGAAAAATAAAGCAATATGATATTGAAGAATAA
- a CDS encoding SLC13 family permease, whose amino-acid sequence MDFDFHKINQDLKKINTNIRSYSDLLIEKSLDVWNIKTKVGLFFFSLGLSIAATYLISPVEFSKAQEYTMFILIFAILLWVTEAIPPFAVGIMIMGFLIYTMGNIEGSTLDPRTISNTWSDSVIWIFLGGFFLSEGMRKTSLDISLFKGTISIFGSKPGNMLLGIMLTTSCLSLIISNTATSAMILAAVMPFLAREGENSPMSKAILLCIPASATFAGMGSLISSPPNLIVVDALKSKGIDVSFFDWMILGLPVALVLLIVFWLILKQKYTSKVEKIDLDFLDINSELPAKIKLQRLFVVIILIITVVLWMMGSRLNIPTAATAGIPIMFLPMLGIITAEDIRKLPWDTLMLVAGGLSLGIAIKELLAPYYSQLLGNAQFNEYFIMIVFALVTIVFSNIMSSTATATIVINIAAVVLPPEQILPVGLVVGLCSSCGLFLPVSTPPNAIVYSTGMLKQSDFYIGGFFGAIVGTLVIIGWVLFLQQFTGFFEMVLSP is encoded by the coding sequence ATGGATTTTGACTTTCACAAAATTAATCAGGATTTAAAAAAGATTAATACCAACATAAGAAGTTATAGCGACCTGCTCATTGAAAAATCACTAGATGTCTGGAATATAAAAACCAAAGTAGGGCTATTTTTCTTTTCTTTAGGATTGTCAATTGCGGCAACATATCTCATTTCTCCTGTGGAATTTTCAAAAGCACAAGAATACACTATGTTTATTCTCATTTTTGCAATTCTTCTCTGGGTTACAGAAGCAATTCCTCCTTTTGCTGTGGGTATCATGATTATGGGGTTTCTTATTTATACTATGGGAAACATTGAAGGTTCAACCTTAGATCCGAGAACTATTTCCAATACCTGGTCGGATAGTGTTATTTGGATATTTCTTGGAGGTTTTTTCTTAAGTGAAGGAATGAGAAAAACAAGCTTAGATATCTCTTTGTTTAAAGGCACCATATCAATTTTTGGTTCAAAACCAGGTAATATGTTGTTAGGGATTATGTTAACCACATCTTGTTTATCATTAATTATTTCAAATACTGCAACCTCAGCAATGATTCTGGCTGCAGTCATGCCTTTTTTAGCAAGAGAAGGAGAAAATTCACCTATGTCAAAAGCTATCCTTTTATGTATACCTGCATCAGCAACTTTTGCGGGTATGGGAAGTTTAATTTCCTCACCTCCTAATCTTATCGTTGTAGATGCATTAAAATCAAAAGGGATAGATGTTTCATTTTTTGATTGGATGATCCTTGGACTACCGGTAGCGCTGGTATTGCTCATAGTCTTCTGGCTGATACTTAAACAAAAATATACATCCAAAGTAGAAAAAATTGATTTAGATTTTCTTGACATAAATTCAGAATTGCCGGCAAAAATTAAATTACAACGTTTGTTTGTAGTAATTATCCTTATCATAACCGTAGTTTTGTGGATGATGGGCAGCAGGCTGAATATACCTACAGCAGCTACAGCAGGAATTCCTATTATGTTTTTGCCTATGCTGGGTATTATTACGGCGGAAGATATACGAAAATTACCTTGGGATACACTAATGCTGGTTGCCGGAGGTTTGTCCCTGGGTATTGCTATCAAAGAATTATTAGCTCCTTATTATTCTCAATTGTTAGGAAATGCACAATTTAACGAATACTTTATTATGATAGTTTTTGCTTTGGTAACTATTGTTTTTTCTAACATTATGAGTAGTACTGCCACAGCAACAATTGTTATTAACATTGCAGCTGTTGTCTTGCCACCTGAGCAAATATTACCGGTTGGGTTGGTTGTCGGTCTTTGTTCATCCTGTGGATTATTTTTACCAGTTTCAACACCTCCCAATGCAATTGTTTACAGTACAGGAATGCTAAAGCAGTCCGATTTTTATATCGGAGGCTTTTTCGGAGCTATAGTGGGTACATTGGTAATAATAGGTTGGGTATTATTTTTACAGCAATTTACCGGTTTCTTCGAAATGGTCTTATCTCCATAA